The nucleotide sequence GATTCCAGATGAAAACCTGTATATAAACATTTTTCCCCTGTTTGTTTATGTCGCAAACAGAAAATGCTCAATAAACTGGAAACTCAAGGGACCATCTATATTTAACCGACATAATCTGGTTCTGGTCTATAAAGGAAAAGCAGAAATAACATGTAATAAGCAGACATTTATGGTTGGACCCGGAAATTTAATCTATTTCAAGCCCGGAGATTATCGAAAAGGGCATACATTCGGAAGCAACCTTATGCAATGTTATACCGTTGAGTTTTATTACACTTTACCCACATTCAGTAACAACAGATGGGAATTGCATTCTCCTGATCTACCCTTTTTACCGGTAGAGCAGATTGAGGATCAGTTCCTGTTTTCCAGATTATTGGAACTTTTCTCCAGGTTTACCAAAACTTTTATTTCATCCTACAACAATAAAACGTCCCGCGGACGTGCCCTGTTTATGGAAATACTGTATTTACTGACCCAGTGGAAAACCGAAAATTATATCTATGACAATATTCAGAAAGTTGAACAGGTTATCAATTATATGATGGAGTATTACACACAGCCGATAAAGCTGAAAGAGCTGGCTGACGTAATTTCAGTAAGTCCTTCCTATATAGGTTCCATTTTCAAATCGGTAACCGGGAAATCACCAATAACATACTTAATCGAAATACGACTTCACAAAGCAAAAGAACTGCTCCTCGACGGACATTCAGTCTCCGATGTCGCCGAGGAGGTAGGTTTTAATGATTTGTTCTATTTCAGCAAATGTTTCAAGAAATTTGAAAATCTCTCTCCTTTGCAGTTCAAGCAGATTGCAAACAACAGCTCGGATACCTACATTGACA is from Marispirochaeta sp. and encodes:
- a CDS encoding helix-turn-helix transcriptional regulator, which translates into the protein MEILYLLTQWKTENYIYDNIQKVEQVINYMMEYYTQPIKLKELADVISVSPSYIGSIFKSVTGKSPITYLIEIRLHKAKELLLDGHSVSDVAEEVGFNDLFYFSKCFKKFENLSPLQFKQIANNSSDTYIDSKF